One genomic region from Pseudomonas hormoni encodes:
- a CDS encoding AraC family transcriptional regulator, which yields MLHSHLTTLNAVSLVLNAFKGEGLSSEALLAGSGISAADLSRADTRITTNQEMQVCANAVALKRDIGLELGRRMHVSCYGMLGYALLTSATFGDALRLAMRYPALLGTLFELSLENDGERIWFVAADYRESPAMAVFNAEFCLVSLKVICDDLLGHSLPLLAARFEHAAPDYEATYAEHFNCPLHFDARDNAFAFDKRWLDQPLPLADVITHQAMAERCRKQNTEFTGRQAWLGRIRQLLSAQLNAAPGLEGLAEQMNCSARTLRRHLKDLGCSYQELLDELRFEQAKHMLCEDQMPIYRIAEALGFSETASFRHAFVRWSGVAPSQFRP from the coding sequence ATGCTCCACTCCCACCTCACCACCCTCAACGCCGTCTCTTTGGTGCTCAATGCCTTCAAAGGCGAAGGCCTGTCGAGCGAAGCGCTGCTCGCCGGAAGTGGCATCAGTGCGGCGGATCTGAGCCGGGCCGACACGCGCATCACCACCAATCAGGAGATGCAGGTCTGCGCCAACGCGGTTGCGCTCAAGCGTGACATCGGCCTGGAGCTGGGTCGACGCATGCACGTTTCCTGCTACGGGATGCTCGGTTATGCACTGCTCACCAGTGCCACCTTCGGTGACGCTTTGCGCCTGGCAATGCGGTATCCGGCCCTGTTGGGAACACTTTTCGAGCTGAGCCTGGAGAACGACGGCGAACGCATCTGGTTCGTCGCCGCCGACTACCGGGAGAGTCCGGCGATGGCGGTGTTCAATGCCGAGTTCTGTCTGGTGTCATTGAAAGTCATCTGCGACGACCTGCTCGGTCACTCGCTGCCGCTGCTGGCGGCGCGCTTCGAACACGCCGCCCCCGACTACGAGGCAACTTACGCCGAGCATTTCAATTGCCCGCTGCACTTCGACGCGCGGGACAACGCCTTTGCCTTCGACAAGCGCTGGCTCGACCAACCCCTGCCGCTCGCGGATGTCATCACCCATCAGGCCATGGCCGAACGCTGCCGCAAACAGAACACCGAGTTCACCGGGCGCCAGGCGTGGCTGGGGCGGATTCGCCAACTGCTCAGCGCTCAACTGAATGCGGCGCCAGGGCTCGAAGGGTTGGCCGAGCAGATGAATTGCTCGGCGCGGACCCTGCGCCGGCACCTCAAGGATCTGGGGTGCAGTTATCAGGAATTGCTGGATGAGCTGCGGTTCGAGCAAGCCAAGCACATGCTCTGCGAAGACCAGATGCCGATTTACCGAATCGCCGAAGCGCTGGGTTTCAGCGAGACCGCGAGTTTCCGGCATGCGTTTGTGCGCTGGAGTGGGGTGGCGCCGAGCCAGTTCAGGCCCTGA
- a CDS encoding histone deacetylase family protein has translation MLTIYSDDHHLHHGRCELIDGQLKPCFEMPSRADHVLARVQNQNLGPVEAPKDFGLDPIARIHSRDYLDFFKGAWSRWTEFNTDGDLLPYTWPARTLRAIKPTSLHGQLGYYSFDGGAPITAGTWQAAYSAAQVALTAQAEIQRGARSVFALCRPPGHHAASDLMGGYCYLNNAAIAAQAFLDQGHKKVAILDVDYHHGNGTQSIFYERSDVLFTSIHGHPEAEFPFFLGYDDELGEGAGEGFNFNYPLPAGSGWDTWSAALEQACKEIEKYGADIVVVSLGVDTFKDDPISQFKLDSPDYLAMGERIAKLGVPTLFVMEGGYAVEEIGINAVNVLEGFESAQ, from the coding sequence ATGCTGACGATCTACTCGGACGATCACCACCTGCACCACGGCCGTTGCGAATTGATAGACGGGCAACTCAAGCCCTGCTTTGAAATGCCTTCGCGTGCCGACCACGTGTTGGCGCGGGTGCAAAACCAGAACCTCGGCCCTGTTGAAGCGCCGAAGGATTTCGGCCTCGACCCGATCGCACGCATCCACAGCCGCGACTACCTCGACTTCTTCAAAGGCGCCTGGTCCCGTTGGACCGAGTTCAACACCGACGGTGACTTGTTGCCCTACACCTGGCCGGCCCGCACCTTGCGCGCCATCAAGCCCACCAGCCTGCACGGCCAGCTCGGCTATTACAGCTTCGACGGTGGCGCGCCGATTACCGCCGGCACCTGGCAAGCAGCGTACAGCGCAGCCCAAGTGGCGCTCACGGCGCAGGCAGAAATCCAGCGCGGCGCACGCAGCGTCTTCGCGTTGTGCCGTCCACCGGGACACCATGCCGCCAGCGACTTGATGGGCGGTTATTGCTACCTCAACAACGCCGCCATTGCCGCTCAAGCCTTCCTCGATCAGGGCCACAAGAAAGTCGCAATCCTCGACGTCGATTACCACCACGGCAACGGCACCCAATCGATTTTCTACGAGCGCAGCGACGTGCTCTTCACCTCGATCCACGGCCATCCGGAAGCCGAATTCCCGTTCTTCCTCGGCTATGACGACGAACTGGGCGAAGGCGCGGGCGAAGGCTTCAACTTCAACTACCCTTTGCCCGCCGGCAGCGGCTGGGACACCTGGAGCGCAGCACTGGAACAAGCCTGCAAAGAGATCGAAAAATACGGCGCCGACATCGTTGTCGTGTCCCTGGGCGTCGATACGTTCAAAGACGATCCGATCTCCCAATTCAAACTCGACAGCCCGGATTACCTGGCGATGGGCGAGCGCATTGCGAAGCTCGGCGTGCCGACGTTGTTCGTGATGGAAGGCGGTTACGCGGTCGAAGAAATCGGCATCAACGCCGTGAACGTTCTTGAAGGTTTTGAAAGCGCTCAATGA
- a CDS encoding polyamine ABC transporter substrate-binding protein, whose product MNRLKRLIVPTLCATVLSGAAYAEERTLRVYNWFDYITPKALEDFKAQNTQTKLVYDIFDTNEALEAKLLTGNSGYDVVVPSNVFLAKQIEAGVFQPLDRSKLPNWNHLDPKLMKLIEANDPGNKFAVPYMYGTILIGFNPDKVKAALGANAPVDSWDLIFKEENISKLKQCGVALLDSPSEILPLALQHLGLDPNSKKPADYEKAEALLMKIRPYVTYFHSSKYMADIANGDICVAVGYSGSFSQAANRAKEAKNGVIVDMRLPKEGAPIWFDMLAIPKGAKNTEDAYTFINYLLQPQVIAPVSDFVGYPNPNKDATEMVDPAIRNNPNLYPTETAMGTLYTLQPLPRDAERARTRAWTKIKSGT is encoded by the coding sequence ATGAACAGACTCAAGCGTCTTATCGTCCCCACCCTGTGCGCCACGGTGCTCAGCGGGGCCGCTTACGCCGAAGAGCGAACGTTGCGCGTCTACAACTGGTTCGACTACATCACCCCCAAAGCGCTTGAAGACTTCAAGGCGCAGAACACCCAGACCAAACTGGTCTACGACATCTTCGACACCAACGAAGCGCTGGAAGCCAAGCTGCTGACCGGCAACTCCGGTTACGACGTGGTGGTGCCGTCCAACGTGTTCCTCGCCAAGCAGATCGAGGCAGGCGTTTTCCAGCCGCTGGACCGCAGCAAACTGCCGAACTGGAACCACCTCGATCCCAAGCTGATGAAGCTGATCGAAGCCAACGATCCGGGCAACAAATTCGCCGTGCCGTACATGTACGGCACCATCCTGATCGGCTTCAACCCGGACAAGGTCAAAGCCGCGCTGGGCGCCAATGCGCCGGTGGACAGTTGGGACCTGATCTTCAAGGAAGAGAACATCAGCAAGCTCAAGCAGTGCGGCGTCGCCCTGCTCGACTCGCCGTCAGAGATCCTGCCGCTGGCCCTGCAACACCTTGGCCTGGACCCCAACAGCAAGAAGCCGGCGGACTATGAAAAGGCTGAAGCGCTGTTGATGAAAATCCGGCCGTACGTCACTTACTTCCACTCCTCCAAGTACATGGCCGACATCGCCAACGGTGACATCTGCGTCGCGGTCGGTTATTCCGGCAGCTTCTCCCAGGCCGCCAACCGCGCCAAAGAAGCAAAGAACGGGGTGATCGTCGACATGCGCCTGCCCAAAGAAGGCGCGCCGATCTGGTTCGACATGCTCGCCATTCCAAAGGGCGCGAAGAACACCGAGGACGCCTACACCTTCATCAACTACCTGCTGCAACCCCAGGTGATCGCACCGGTCAGCGACTTCGTCGGTTACCCGAACCCGAACAAGGACGCCACGGAAATGGTCGACCCGGCGATCCGCAACAACCCGAACCTGTACCCGACCGAAACGGCGATGGGCACGCTTTACACCCTGCAACCTCTGCCGCGCGATGCTGAACGCGCGCGGACGCGAGCCTGGACCAAGATCAAGTCCGGGACCTGA
- a CDS encoding dermonecrotic toxin domain-containing protein has protein sequence MYRPNRPASGYGLSDTRQQSLPPLQHRMKTMTESTAVVKPDDAPPLLKQSRLVGLTSEGPSLHQAASLLLQRELLERYPKLKIDPERAMITTPLHNEDDTFHFESLTHALIGQGFGKPAAAYLDGETFLTSTPRVDNPVHLAIDMDDVNALLNELAPFLFVAFQQCQLDFWNETPGTQPRWQALADSFKAAVDVESANGWDADECTLGRLVATGPDRQLRTVTDTDFNNVRACLLDIDRVDGAQTHHQVTAGAVVLTATHKDRELIVMYTIASGYESFSSMTQLGESLPERLGEDWNKDLTWRLIEPEGSIFEAVVWALVASQLDAIATLDPASKPAAESGSGQQRSTLGVQERQRFAQLDKAIPAWLQTGSVSDLQHYSRYIDALGRLRDGAENDVFKDDDLLLIKPYAQEQMRKAIVADNQSGVALLPLDALRITGTNSFESGGFTLPNPLDQTVETLAEFALQNSPPYEASLAFGDKREVPDWLTVDYLTAMAQQVNIGDSYPKLLKQTLIDDPVKAAHHKTRYTRELPLLLPLLALECKLRRRGNIDEHGYRYVRQLMDAIANKKPAAEHPVNIRPLAFIPRNRLSKKADTVTNMFIIGPRDSDQGPCLLYRPALDTPLQQFASLQNLMYALYQPGELRDSVLAWLDNEALGFEYAQYVFPTGIPSPWTLSQLAFEPIIHLDLAGPIDLANTPLSGDILATLYEANIRALTELAERQSVSNSERRWALLADSGWALFSVASNFFSGAAGAAVWVWQSIGEIQQAIDAHEKGDKLVEWKSTGDVLLVLGILLAQHVAARRNHSSLPVFEKPESLAEEEATPTEPIKPSVRFNSEPLTGDIPLGHLSSLAPGTLIPSDAGTRFTALIDSFEMPTPDLTKHSVSPVSHLYEVEGKTCAQVGARWFQVVAVEGEPTYIVDPVDPARTGLAVKYDEASGKWHWDLKLRLRGGGPTGRIAALRRAKEQNKDQAWVALQRFLAGEKQLQSEVTSALRALPTVPDETEFADKAPLYLDKAKALGNGYTEALEQLQAWHQAGGGGVFYQSQLMRMTVEQHRCLTSWLRVNMRTYVQTVQKLMPGDATDAPLSRSAQMDLATKGKALSDDMVTVLQTLHRSLDALSHARGMPGKIARDLEHLLPRSGRLDLLANEIGMSSELCLRERPEAEMGAARVAISTLTSIAANASHDLIPLTKGTVSSEDKAGRIDELTRLNDLYTHVDQLILELPATYPDQFDQSRLDHLRELVGEFHALARDRLVAELPESEEPPTSHLPQPGTATAQPTVKISKTRPRQPSGQKDQPVQEPDSVEEIPFIKLSSPRSTAPRAPLGDIDVIATAIELNLKIDDFNKSTAADAIRPGRIPADIRDMFDQQAAKLARAADDVDIAIATERAKGEEPPPVGTLGKELREGAARTRALGVAAYAGMLRKRKPREAYLQWLAKNDQVEIEKDPRGRIRTKGRKDYFQEYRILDKANKNNALWVAHFHYDNLKTPDDQCNVAHLKFADAYLLTLDAKTRQTMETFDAVDNVLRRLVDPAARDLFLKPQVPEQPVPV, from the coding sequence ATGTACCGCCCAAACAGGCCGGCGTCTGGATACGGTTTGTCCGATACGAGGCAGCAGTCATTGCCGCCTCTTCAACATCGGATGAAGACCATGACTGAATCAACCGCTGTCGTTAAACCTGACGACGCCCCGCCCTTGCTGAAACAGAGCCGACTGGTAGGCCTGACCAGTGAAGGCCCTTCCCTGCATCAGGCCGCCTCACTGTTGTTGCAACGGGAACTGCTCGAACGCTACCCCAAGCTGAAGATCGATCCCGAAAGAGCGATGATCACCACTCCTCTTCACAATGAGGATGACACCTTCCACTTCGAATCTCTGACACACGCGCTTATTGGCCAAGGCTTCGGAAAACCTGCGGCGGCCTACCTTGATGGTGAAACGTTCCTGACCTCGACCCCACGTGTCGACAATCCGGTGCACCTGGCCATCGACATGGATGACGTGAATGCGCTACTCAACGAGCTCGCGCCCTTTCTCTTTGTTGCCTTCCAGCAGTGCCAGCTCGATTTCTGGAATGAAACCCCAGGCACGCAGCCTCGCTGGCAAGCGCTGGCCGATTCATTCAAGGCCGCCGTGGACGTGGAAAGTGCCAACGGTTGGGATGCCGATGAATGCACGCTGGGGCGGCTTGTCGCGACGGGACCGGACAGGCAACTGCGCACGGTGACGGATACCGATTTCAACAACGTTCGGGCGTGTCTGCTCGACATTGATCGGGTCGATGGAGCACAGACCCACCATCAGGTCACCGCTGGCGCGGTCGTCCTGACAGCCACCCACAAGGACCGTGAGCTGATCGTGATGTACACGATTGCCTCAGGTTATGAGTCTTTCTCGTCCATGACACAGCTGGGCGAGTCGCTGCCGGAACGTCTGGGCGAGGACTGGAACAAAGACCTGACGTGGCGCCTGATCGAGCCTGAAGGGAGCATTTTCGAGGCGGTTGTCTGGGCGCTGGTGGCCAGTCAGCTCGATGCTATCGCGACGCTTGATCCCGCCAGCAAACCTGCTGCCGAATCCGGTTCAGGCCAACAACGAAGCACGCTCGGCGTACAGGAACGCCAACGATTCGCTCAGCTGGACAAGGCCATTCCCGCTTGGCTGCAGACCGGTTCCGTCAGCGATCTGCAACACTACAGCCGCTACATCGACGCACTCGGGAGGTTACGCGACGGCGCGGAAAACGACGTTTTCAAAGACGACGATCTTCTGCTGATCAAGCCGTACGCCCAGGAGCAAATGCGCAAGGCGATCGTCGCCGACAACCAGTCAGGCGTCGCCCTGTTGCCGCTCGACGCCCTGCGGATCACCGGGACCAACAGCTTCGAGTCGGGCGGCTTCACACTGCCCAATCCCCTTGACCAGACGGTGGAGACCCTGGCCGAGTTTGCCCTGCAAAACAGTCCGCCCTATGAGGCGTCGCTCGCCTTCGGCGATAAGCGCGAAGTACCCGACTGGCTGACCGTCGATTACCTGACCGCGATGGCACAGCAGGTGAATATTGGCGACAGCTACCCGAAATTGCTCAAACAGACACTGATTGATGATCCGGTCAAAGCCGCACATCACAAAACCCGCTACACCCGCGAATTGCCGTTGCTGCTGCCGCTCCTGGCGCTGGAATGCAAACTTCGCCGGCGCGGCAATATCGATGAGCACGGGTACCGCTATGTGCGCCAGTTGATGGACGCGATCGCCAACAAAAAACCTGCTGCCGAACATCCCGTCAACATCCGTCCGCTGGCGTTCATTCCGCGAAACCGGTTGAGCAAAAAAGCCGACACGGTCACCAACATGTTCATTATCGGCCCGCGCGATTCCGATCAGGGACCGTGCCTGCTTTACCGACCGGCGCTGGACACGCCGTTGCAGCAATTTGCGTCCCTGCAAAACCTGATGTACGCGCTGTACCAGCCGGGCGAGCTGAGGGATTCGGTTCTGGCGTGGCTGGATAACGAAGCCCTTGGTTTCGAATACGCCCAGTATGTTTTTCCGACCGGGATCCCTTCACCCTGGACCCTCTCCCAATTGGCCTTTGAGCCGATTATCCACCTTGACCTGGCCGGCCCGATCGACCTTGCCAACACGCCACTGAGCGGCGATATCCTCGCGACGCTTTACGAGGCCAACATCCGCGCGCTGACTGAACTCGCCGAGCGCCAGTCCGTTTCGAACAGCGAGCGGCGCTGGGCGCTGCTGGCGGACAGTGGATGGGCGCTGTTCAGCGTTGCTTCCAACTTCTTCAGCGGTGCAGCGGGGGCTGCGGTTTGGGTCTGGCAAAGCATCGGCGAAATCCAGCAAGCCATCGACGCCCATGAAAAGGGCGACAAGCTCGTTGAATGGAAATCAACCGGAGACGTGCTGCTGGTGCTGGGTATCCTCCTGGCGCAACACGTGGCAGCCCGACGTAATCATTCAAGTCTGCCGGTGTTCGAGAAACCGGAATCCCTGGCAGAAGAGGAAGCCACACCGACCGAGCCGATCAAGCCATCCGTGCGTTTCAATTCCGAACCCCTGACAGGAGACATCCCGCTCGGCCATCTCTCATCCCTTGCGCCGGGCACACTGATTCCCTCGGATGCAGGCACTCGGTTCACTGCCTTGATCGACAGCTTCGAAATGCCCACCCCCGATTTGACCAAACACTCGGTTTCACCCGTCAGCCATCTTTACGAAGTCGAGGGCAAAACCTGTGCGCAAGTCGGCGCGCGCTGGTTTCAGGTGGTCGCCGTCGAAGGAGAGCCGACTTACATCGTCGACCCGGTGGATCCTGCGCGTACAGGGCTGGCAGTGAAGTACGACGAGGCTTCAGGCAAGTGGCATTGGGATCTGAAGCTGCGCTTGCGTGGCGGTGGCCCGACCGGTCGCATCGCAGCGTTGCGCCGGGCCAAAGAGCAAAACAAAGACCAGGCCTGGGTGGCGCTGCAGCGTTTCCTGGCAGGAGAAAAACAACTGCAAAGCGAGGTCACCAGCGCACTCCGCGCCTTACCGACGGTACCCGACGAGACGGAGTTCGCCGACAAGGCGCCCCTCTATCTGGACAAGGCCAAGGCATTGGGCAATGGCTACACCGAGGCACTCGAACAACTTCAGGCATGGCATCAGGCCGGTGGTGGCGGCGTGTTCTATCAGTCCCAGTTGATGCGCATGACGGTGGAGCAGCACCGATGCCTTACTTCCTGGCTGCGGGTGAACATGCGGACTTACGTGCAAACGGTGCAAAAACTGATGCCTGGTGATGCCACCGATGCGCCCTTGTCTCGCAGCGCACAGATGGATCTCGCCACCAAAGGCAAGGCGCTGAGCGACGACATGGTCACGGTCCTGCAGACCTTGCACCGTTCTCTGGACGCCCTGAGCCATGCCAGAGGAATGCCGGGGAAAATCGCCAGGGACCTTGAACATTTGCTTCCGCGCTCTGGCCGGCTTGATCTGTTGGCCAATGAAATCGGCATGTCTTCTGAGCTGTGCTTGCGTGAACGACCCGAAGCCGAAATGGGCGCCGCTCGCGTTGCGATCAGTACGCTCACCAGCATCGCAGCAAACGCCAGCCATGATTTGATCCCCCTGACCAAGGGGACCGTCAGCAGCGAGGACAAGGCCGGACGCATCGATGAACTCACTCGCTTGAACGATCTTTACACCCATGTCGATCAGCTCATTCTGGAGCTTCCTGCGACCTATCCTGACCAGTTCGATCAATCCAGGCTGGATCATCTACGTGAGCTGGTGGGTGAGTTCCACGCTTTGGCGCGCGATCGCCTGGTCGCGGAGTTGCCGGAATCCGAGGAACCGCCCACGTCGCACCTTCCGCAACCGGGTACCGCCACCGCACAACCGACGGTAAAAATCAGCAAAACCCGTCCAAGGCAACCGTCCGGTCAGAAGGACCAGCCCGTTCAAGAACCCGATTCGGTTGAGGAAATCCCGTTCATAAAACTGTCTTCACCGCGTTCGACCGCACCTCGAGCGCCGCTCGGGGACATCGACGTCATCGCGACAGCGATCGAGCTGAACCTGAAGATCGACGACTTCAACAAGAGCACCGCCGCCGACGCCATTCGCCCCGGCCGCATTCCTGCCGACATTCGGGACATGTTTGATCAGCAAGCCGCGAAGCTGGCAAGGGCCGCCGATGATGTGGACATCGCCATAGCTACCGAGCGTGCGAAAGGCGAGGAACCACCTCCCGTCGGCACCCTCGGCAAGGAACTGCGCGAAGGCGCCGCCCGCACGCGCGCACTCGGGGTTGCCGCATACGCGGGGATGCTCAGAAAGCGCAAACCCAGAGAAGCCTATTTGCAGTGGCTGGCCAAAAACGATCAGGTTGAGATTGAAAAGGACCCGCGCGGCCGCATCCGCACCAAAGGCCGCAAGGACTACTTTCAGGAATACAGAATTCTCGACAAGGCCAACAAGAATAATGCGCTATGGGTGGCGCATTTCCATTACGACAACCTTAAAACCCCGGATGACCAATGCAATGTCGCCCACCTTAAATTCGCCGATGCGTACCTGCTGACACTGGATGCCAAGACCCGCCAGACAATGGAGACCTTCGACGCCGTCGACAATGTGCTGCGCAGACTCGTCGATCCAGCTGCCCGGGATCTGTTCCTCAAACCTCAGGTTCCCGAGCAACCTGTGCCAGTGTGA
- a CDS encoding PLP-dependent aminotransferase family protein: protein MTDAPLSLSFNPAGIELDRRQGLSRQLYQALRLRVLDGRLASGTRLPASRDLAAALAISRNSVVRAYDQLYAEGFIEGRVGDGTYVAQLPQTALPEKKLSTKVSTGLSTGLPTALSTNWLDLPVVPSSKVIHSGALGRVEKNHLATPPSGPPRAFRVGVPAFDLFPFEVWAKLNAAFWRKPDLQQLCYGDPAGDARLRGMIAAYLRSSRGMQCTAEQIVITSGAQQGISLCAQLLVEPGDGVAIENPGYRAAGHAFAVAGARLHGVAVDGEGIDCAELAALGNCRLAYVTPSHQYPTGVVMSLARRLELLAWAERTQGWIVEDDYDGEYRYSGAPLAPLAALDRQGRVLYVGTFGKVAFPALRLGYLVLPPALVNAFSQRRAVDVRHSEVSTQAVMAEFMAAGHFQRHIRRMRRAALSRRNALMEGWPPEIVGVGSLPAVSAGLHLTVAVNSVARERQLIEQAQSVDVEINGLSSYWLPDSTTPEDQRAGLVLGFAAVPEPAIKSALARLRQVWKV from the coding sequence ATGACGGATGCGCCGCTTTCCTTGTCGTTCAACCCTGCGGGTATCGAACTTGATCGCCGTCAGGGCTTGAGTCGTCAGCTCTACCAGGCTTTGCGCTTGCGTGTGCTCGATGGTCGATTGGCCAGTGGCACGCGATTGCCGGCCAGCCGCGATCTTGCGGCCGCACTGGCGATTTCCCGCAACAGCGTGGTGCGGGCTTACGATCAGCTCTATGCCGAAGGGTTTATCGAAGGGCGTGTGGGCGACGGGACCTATGTCGCGCAATTGCCGCAAACCGCGCTCCCGGAAAAAAAACTATCCACAAAAGTATCCACAGGGTTGTCAACAGGGTTACCCACAGCCTTATCCACAAATTGGCTCGATTTACCTGTGGTTCCATCCAGTAAAGTTATCCACAGCGGAGCGTTGGGGCGGGTTGAAAAGAACCATTTGGCCACGCCGCCGAGTGGCCCGCCTCGTGCCTTTCGGGTGGGCGTTCCAGCGTTCGATCTATTTCCCTTCGAGGTCTGGGCCAAGCTGAATGCGGCTTTCTGGCGGAAACCGGATTTACAGCAGCTGTGTTACGGCGACCCGGCAGGCGATGCGCGTTTGCGCGGAATGATTGCCGCTTATTTGCGCAGTTCCCGGGGCATGCAATGCACGGCTGAGCAAATTGTGATCACCAGTGGCGCACAGCAAGGGATTAGCCTTTGTGCACAGCTGCTGGTGGAGCCGGGGGACGGTGTGGCGATTGAGAATCCGGGGTACCGCGCGGCGGGTCATGCGTTCGCGGTGGCCGGTGCGCGATTGCATGGCGTGGCGGTCGACGGCGAGGGCATCGACTGTGCCGAACTGGCTGCGCTCGGCAATTGTCGTCTGGCGTATGTCACGCCCTCGCATCAATACCCGACCGGGGTGGTGATGAGCCTGGCGCGACGCCTTGAGTTGTTGGCCTGGGCTGAACGCACACAGGGCTGGATCGTCGAGGATGACTACGATGGCGAATACCGTTACAGCGGCGCGCCACTGGCACCGCTGGCGGCGCTCGACCGACAAGGGCGGGTGTTGTACGTCGGGACCTTTGGCAAAGTCGCTTTTCCGGCGTTGCGTCTTGGGTATCTGGTATTGCCGCCGGCGCTGGTGAACGCGTTCTCCCAGCGTCGCGCGGTCGATGTCCGGCACTCCGAAGTCAGCACCCAGGCGGTGATGGCTGAGTTCATGGCTGCCGGGCATTTCCAGCGGCATATCCGTCGCATGCGCAGGGCCGCCCTGAGCCGGCGCAACGCGCTGATGGAGGGCTGGCCGCCGGAGATTGTCGGTGTCGGCAGCCTGCCCGCCGTTTCCGCCGGGCTGCACCTGACGGTGGCCGTGAACAGTGTGGCCCGTGAACGGCAACTGATCGAGCAAGCGCAAAGTGTCGATGTGGAAATCAACGGCTTGAGCAGTTACTGGCTGCCGGACTCGACAACCCCCGAAGACCAGCGGGCCGGTCTGGTGCTGGGTTTTGCCGCGGTGCCAGAGCCGGCGATCAAGTCGGCCCTGGCACGTTTGCGACAGGTCTGGAAGGTGTAA
- a CDS encoding FMN-binding negative transcriptional regulator codes for MYNPSGFAIKDLDELQQQILGTRLAVVVTHGEQGLQASHLPLLFRPEQGPNGTLYGHFARANPQWKELQSGAEALVIFAGADAYVSPGFYPSKAEHGKVVPTWNYVAVHAYGTAEVFTDADRLLNLVSALTDRHEAGRAQPWKVADAPADYIDGMLKAIVGFALPIQRLEGKRKLSQNRSAADIAGVREGLAASPDAHDQALAHLMR; via the coding sequence ATGTACAACCCCAGCGGCTTTGCCATCAAAGATTTGGACGAACTGCAGCAGCAGATACTCGGCACACGCCTCGCCGTCGTGGTTACCCACGGCGAGCAAGGCCTGCAAGCCAGTCATCTGCCGCTGTTGTTCCGCCCGGAACAAGGTCCGAATGGCACCCTCTACGGCCACTTCGCCCGAGCCAATCCGCAGTGGAAAGAACTGCAGAGTGGCGCCGAAGCCCTGGTGATCTTTGCCGGTGCCGACGCCTACGTCAGCCCGGGTTTTTATCCGAGCAAAGCCGAACACGGCAAAGTGGTGCCAACCTGGAACTACGTCGCCGTCCACGCTTACGGTACGGCTGAAGTATTCACCGACGCCGATCGCCTGCTCAACCTGGTCAGCGCATTGACCGATCGTCACGAAGCCGGTCGCGCCCAACCATGGAAAGTTGCCGATGCACCGGCCGACTACATCGACGGCATGCTCAAGGCCATCGTCGGGTTTGCCTTGCCGATCCAGCGTCTGGAAGGCAAACGAAAACTCAGCCAGAACCGCAGCGCCGCAGACATCGCCGGCGTGCGCGAGGGGCTCGCCGCCAGCCCCGATGCGCATGATCAAGCCCTCGCCCATTTGATGCGTTAA
- a CDS encoding GNAT family N-acetyltransferase: protein MSQIEIRQVTADDHAAWLPLWQAYLRFYNTELPEAVTDSTWQRMLDPTELTHSALAWVDGKAVGMVNFIYHRSNWSIENSCYLQDLLVTPETRGTGVGRKLIEFVYTTAKADGCCKVHWLTHETNATAIQLYERIAERPGYIQFRKAI, encoded by the coding sequence ATGAGTCAGATTGAAATCCGCCAGGTCACCGCCGACGATCACGCCGCCTGGCTGCCGTTGTGGCAAGCCTACCTGCGCTTCTACAACACTGAATTACCCGAAGCCGTGACTGACAGCACCTGGCAGCGCATGCTCGACCCCACCGAACTGACTCATTCGGCCTTGGCGTGGGTCGATGGCAAAGCGGTCGGGATGGTGAACTTCATCTACCATCGTTCCAACTGGAGCATCGAAAACTCCTGCTACCTGCAAGACTTGCTGGTGACGCCCGAAACCCGCGGCACCGGCGTTGGTCGCAAACTCATCGAGTTCGTCTACACCACCGCCAAGGCCGACGGATGCTGCAAGGTCCACTGGCTGACCCACGAAACCAACGCCACCGCGATCCAGCTCTACGAGCGCATCGCCGAACGTCCTGGTTACATCCAGTTTCGCAAAGCCATTTAA